The Rhopalosiphum maidis isolate BTI-1 chromosome 4, ASM367621v3, whole genome shotgun sequence region TATGTTCATCTTTGTCACTATCTGATTGAAGTTCTGGACTATGTCGATGTTTGGAGATCTGCTTCACTGTactatttttctttctttcaTCTTCTGAACTTGATGAACTACTGGaattttgtctttttttatcttttttaatttcatttgttTTGAGATGTTTGTTCCCTTTTGGGGGACTCTCTGGTGATCTACTTCTTCgactattcaattttttatgatgtCCATGCTTATTTATTGAATCCTTAGAAACTTTTGACTCGTGTTCTTTGTCAGAACTGTTTGATCTATGATTGTACTCATTATTTTTAGTCTTATATTTACCATGTTCAGAAGTACTGTTTGGTTTTTTACGTTCCAATTCTCTGTCTGAACTTAATGttcgtttgtttttattatcatgtCTTTTCTCTCTACTCTTAGATTCTTGctctttatattttctatcttTTTTCATGTCATCACTatactttttgttattattatcaccaacataatgattatttccatgtttatattttgaagttttatcattttgttcatatttttcttttgagaTAGATCTGTTACGttcatttcttttatttttataatcttgaaaattattatctctATCATCAATACTAACTGATCTATGATTTCTATAATGATCTTTATGTTTTTGGTTATCATTCTTATGATGTTTATAttcttttgttaatttatttctctTAGAAGAAACTTTATCATCTGAAGATGAAATTGATGTCTTTCTTTcccttttatttttgttgtcttTTTGCTTATCATCTTCATATTTAAGagattttttatcgttttgttttttgttctcTCGTTCAAAACTACCTGActtttgtaattgtttttttttcttgtttgtcaattttttattgacatttttttcatcttcTTCAGAACTAGATTTATCTGTCTTGTGTTTTCTtttatgttcttttttttctttatgtttggtaattgacaatatttttgcG contains the following coding sequences:
- the LOC113548465 gene encoding pre-mRNA-splicing factor CWC25 homolog, whose amino-acid sequence is MDWMYDGTRIQKDDYLLGKKIDKKYGESTDNDSILPPKICSTDKFSQVDLTKKISEDPLVNIKKREIEVAQKILQNPMRLKKQQNIQKEKHTIDDHQLDMILVSRLKSYEKAGLDLAKILSITKHKEKKEHKRKHKTDKSSSEEDEKNVNKKLTNKKKKQLQKSGSFERENKKQNDKKSLKYEDDKQKDNKNKRERKTSISSSDDKVSSKRNKLTKEYKHHKNDNQKHKDHYRNHRSVSIDDRDNNFQDYKNKRNERNRSISKEKYEQNDKTSKYKHGNNHYVGDNNNKKYSDDMKKDRKYKEQESKSREKRHDNKNKRTLSSDRELERKKPNSTSEHGKYKTKNNEYNHRSNSSDKEHESKVSKDSINKHGHHKKLNSRRSRSPESPPKGNKHLKTNEIKKDKKRQNSSSSSSSEDERKKNSTVKQISKHRHSPELQSDSDKDEHKGNQNYGLYVPNGKIVRKSSISPTPVKEKKNSSIVRPKSPPAKKRKLTEKEMEKMRMEMMENAKVRDKERSSNVKRYRKEDKKEEEKQKPYNKEFLIKQMAHAASQVSVERSIKSNVNKLQKNNNSIAD